In Pan paniscus chromosome 13, NHGRI_mPanPan1-v2.0_pri, whole genome shotgun sequence, one DNA window encodes the following:
- the GPBAR1 gene encoding G-protein coupled bile acid receptor 1 codes for MTPNSTGEVPSPIPKGALGLSLALASLIITANLLLALGIAWDRRLRSPPAGCFFLSLLLAGLLTGLALPTLPGLWNQGRRGYWSCLLVYLAPNFSFLSLLANLLLVHRERYMAVLRPLQPPGSIRLALLLTWAGPLLFASLPALGWNHWTPGANCSSQAIFPAPYLYLEVYGLLLPAVGAAAFLSVRVLATAHRQLQDICRLERAVCRDEPSALARALTWRQARAQAGAMLLFGLCWGPYVATLLLSVLAYEQRPPLGPGTLLSLLSLGSASAAAVPVAMGLGDQRYTAPWRAAAQRCLQGLWGRASRDSPGPSIAYHPSSQSSVDLDLN; via the coding sequence ATGACGCCCAACAGCACTGGCGAGGTGCCCAGCCCCATTCCCAAGGGGGCTTTGGGGCTCTCCCTGGCCCTGGCAAGCCTCATCATCACCGCGAACCTGCTCCTAGCCCTGGGCATCGCCTGGGACCGCCGCCTGCGCAGCCCACCTGCTGGCTGCTTCTTCCTGAGCCTACTGCTGGCTGGGCTGCTCACGGGTCTGGCATTGCCCACGTTGCCAGGGCTGTGGAACCAGGGTCGCCGGGGTTACTGGTCCTGCCTCCTCGTCTACTTGGCTCCCaacttctccttcctctccctgcttGCCAACCTCTTGCTGGTGCACAGGGAGCGCTACATGGCAGTCCTGAGGCCACTCCAGCCACCTGGGAGCATTCGGCTGGCCCTGCTCCTCACCTGGGCTGGTCCCCTGCTCTTTGCCAGTCTGCCCGCTCTGGGGTGGAACCACTGGACCCCTGGTGCCAACTGCAGCTCCCAGGCTATCTTCCCAGCCCCCTACCTGTACCTCGAAGTCTATGGGCTCCTGCTGCCCGCCGTGGGTGCTGCTGCCTTCCTCTCTGTCCGCGTGCTGGCCACTGCCCACCGCCAGCTGCAGGACATCTGCCGGCTGGAGCGGGCAGTGTGCCGCGATGAGCCCTCCGCCCTGGCCCGGGCCCTTACCTGGAGGCAGGCAAGGGCGCAGGCTGGAGCCATGCTGCTCTTCGGGCTGTGCTGGGGGCCCTACGTGGCCACACTGCTCCTCTCAGTCCTGGCCTATGAGCAGCGCCCGCCACTGGGGCCTGGGACACTGTTGTCCCTCCTCTCCCTGGGAAGTGCCAGTGCAGCGGCAGTGCCCGTGGCCATGGGGCTGGGCGATCAGCGCTACACAGCCCCCTGGAGGGCAGCCGCCCAAAGGTGCCTGCAGGGGCTGTGGGGAAGAGCCTCCCGGGACAGTCCCGGCCCCAGCATTGCCTACCACCCAAGCAGCCAAAGCAGTGTCGACCTGGACTTGAACTAA
- the PNKD gene encoding probable hydrolase PNKD isoform X3: protein MAAVVAATALKGRGARNARVLRGILAGATANKASHNRTRALQSHSSPEGKEEPEPLSPELEYIPRKRGKNPMKAVGLAWAIGFPCGILLFILTKREVDKDRVKQMKARQNMRLSNTGEYESQRFRASSQSAPSPDVGSGVQT from the exons ATGGCGGCGGTGGTAGCTGCTACGGCGCTGAAGGGCCGGGGGGCGAGAAATGCCCGCGTCCTCCGGG GGATTCTCGCAGGAGCCACAGCTAACAAGGCTTCTCATAACAGGACCCgggccctgcaaagccacagctCCCCAGAGGGCAAGGAGGAACCTGAACCCCTATCCCCGGAGCTGGAATACATTCCCAGAAAGAGGGGCAAGAACCCCATGAAAGCTGTGGGACTGGCCTG GGCCATCGGCTTCCCTTGTGGTATCCTCCTCTTCATCCTCACCAAGCGGGAAGTGGACAAGGACCGTGTGAAGCAGATGAAGGCTCGGCAGAACATGCGGTTGTCCAACACGGGCGAGTATGAGAGCCAGAGGTTCAGGGCTTCCTCCCAGAGTGCCCCGTCCCCTGATGTTGGGTCTGGGGTGCAGACCTGA
- the AAMP gene encoding angio-associated migratory cell protein isoform X1, which yields MESESESGAAADTPPLETLSFHGDEEIIEVVELDPGPPDPADDLAQEMEDVDFEEEEEEEGNEEGWVLEPQEGVVGSMEGPDDSEVTFALHSASVFCVSLDPKTNTLAVTGGEDDKAFVWRLSDGELLFECAGHKDSVTCAGFSHDSTLVATGDMSGLLKVWQVDTKEEVWSFEAGDLEWMEWHPRAPVLLAGTADGNTWMWKVPNGDCKTFQGPNCPATCGRVLPDGKRAVVGYEDGTIRIWDLKQGSPIHVLKGTEGHQGPLTCVAANQDGSLILTGSVDCQAKLVSATTGKVVGVFRPETVASQPSLGEGEESESNSVESLGFCSVMPLAAVGYLDGTLAIYDLATQTLRHQCQHQSGIVQLLWEAGTAVVYTCSLDGIVRLWDARTGRLLTDYRGHTAEILDFALSKDASLVVTTSGDHKAKVFCVQRPDR from the exons ATGGAGTCCGAATCGGAAAGCGGGGCTGCTGCTGACACCCCCCCACTGGAGACCCTAAGCTTCCATGGTGATGAAGAGATTATCGAGGTGGTAGAACTTGATCCCGGTCCGCCGGACCCAG CAGATGACCTGGCCCAGGAGATGGAAGATGTGGActttgaggaagaagaggaggaagagggcaaCGAAGAGGGCTGGGTTCTAGAACCCCAGGAAGGGGTGGTCGGCAGCATGGAGGGCCCCGACGATAGCGAGGTCACCTTTGCATTGCACTCAG CATCTGTGTTTTGTGTGAGCCTGGACCCCAAGACCAATACCTTGGCAGTGACCGGGGGTGAAGATGACAAAGCCTTCGTATGGCGGCTCAGCGATGGGGAGCTGCTCTTTGAGTGTGCAG GCCATAAAGACTCTGTGACTTGTGCTGGTTTCAGCCATGACTCCACTCTAGTGGCCACCGGGGACATGAGTGGCCTCTTGAAAGTGTGGCAGGTGGACACCAAGGAGGAGGTCTGGTCCTTTGAAGCGGGAGACCTGGAG TGGATGGAGTGGCATCCTCGGGCACCTGTTCTGTTGGCGGGCACAGCTGACGGCAACACCTGGATGTGGAAAGTCCCGAATGGTGACTGCAAGACCTTCCAGGGTCCCAACTGCCCAGCCACCTGTGGCCGAGTCCTCCCTGATG GGAAGAGAGCTGTGGTAGGCTATGAAGATGGGACCATCAGGATTTGGGACCTGAAGCAGGGAAGCCCTATCCATGTACTGAAAG GGACTGAGGGTCACCAGGGCCCACTCACCTGTGTTGCTGCCAACCAGGATGGCAGCTTGATCCTAACTGGCTCTGTGGACTGCCAGGCCAAGCTGGTCAGTGCCACCACCGGCAAG GTGGTGGGTGTTTTTAGACCTGAGACTGTGgcctcccagcccagcctgggagaaggggaggagagtgAGTCCAACTCGGTGGAGTCCTTGGGCTTCTGCAGTGT GATGCCCCTGGCAGCTGTTGGCTACCTGGATGGGACCTTGGCCATCTATGACCTGGCTACGCAGACTCTTAGGCATCAGTGTCAGCACCAG TCGGGCATcgtgcagctgctgtgggaggCAGGCACTGCTGTGGTATATACCTGCAGCCTGGATGGCATCGTGCGCCTCTGGGACGCCCGGACTGGCCGCCTGCTTACTGACTACCGGGGCCACACAGCCGAGATCCTGGACTTTGCCCTCAGCAA AGATGCCTCCCTGGTGGTGACCACGTCAGGAGACCACAAAGCGAAAGTATTTTGTGTCCAAAGGCCTGACCGTTAA
- the AAMP gene encoding angio-associated migratory cell protein isoform X2, producing MESESESGAAADTPPLETLSFHGDEEIIEVVELDPGPPDPDDLAQEMEDVDFEEEEEEEGNEEGWVLEPQEGVVGSMEGPDDSEVTFALHSASVFCVSLDPKTNTLAVTGGEDDKAFVWRLSDGELLFECAGHKDSVTCAGFSHDSTLVATGDMSGLLKVWQVDTKEEVWSFEAGDLEWMEWHPRAPVLLAGTADGNTWMWKVPNGDCKTFQGPNCPATCGRVLPDGKRAVVGYEDGTIRIWDLKQGSPIHVLKGTEGHQGPLTCVAANQDGSLILTGSVDCQAKLVSATTGKVVGVFRPETVASQPSLGEGEESESNSVESLGFCSVMPLAAVGYLDGTLAIYDLATQTLRHQCQHQSGIVQLLWEAGTAVVYTCSLDGIVRLWDARTGRLLTDYRGHTAEILDFALSKDASLVVTTSGDHKAKVFCVQRPDR from the exons ATGGAGTCCGAATCGGAAAGCGGGGCTGCTGCTGACACCCCCCCACTGGAGACCCTAAGCTTCCATGGTGATGAAGAGATTATCGAGGTGGTAGAACTTGATCCCGGTCCGCCGGACCCAG ATGACCTGGCCCAGGAGATGGAAGATGTGGActttgaggaagaagaggaggaagagggcaaCGAAGAGGGCTGGGTTCTAGAACCCCAGGAAGGGGTGGTCGGCAGCATGGAGGGCCCCGACGATAGCGAGGTCACCTTTGCATTGCACTCAG CATCTGTGTTTTGTGTGAGCCTGGACCCCAAGACCAATACCTTGGCAGTGACCGGGGGTGAAGATGACAAAGCCTTCGTATGGCGGCTCAGCGATGGGGAGCTGCTCTTTGAGTGTGCAG GCCATAAAGACTCTGTGACTTGTGCTGGTTTCAGCCATGACTCCACTCTAGTGGCCACCGGGGACATGAGTGGCCTCTTGAAAGTGTGGCAGGTGGACACCAAGGAGGAGGTCTGGTCCTTTGAAGCGGGAGACCTGGAG TGGATGGAGTGGCATCCTCGGGCACCTGTTCTGTTGGCGGGCACAGCTGACGGCAACACCTGGATGTGGAAAGTCCCGAATGGTGACTGCAAGACCTTCCAGGGTCCCAACTGCCCAGCCACCTGTGGCCGAGTCCTCCCTGATG GGAAGAGAGCTGTGGTAGGCTATGAAGATGGGACCATCAGGATTTGGGACCTGAAGCAGGGAAGCCCTATCCATGTACTGAAAG GGACTGAGGGTCACCAGGGCCCACTCACCTGTGTTGCTGCCAACCAGGATGGCAGCTTGATCCTAACTGGCTCTGTGGACTGCCAGGCCAAGCTGGTCAGTGCCACCACCGGCAAG GTGGTGGGTGTTTTTAGACCTGAGACTGTGgcctcccagcccagcctgggagaaggggaggagagtgAGTCCAACTCGGTGGAGTCCTTGGGCTTCTGCAGTGT GATGCCCCTGGCAGCTGTTGGCTACCTGGATGGGACCTTGGCCATCTATGACCTGGCTACGCAGACTCTTAGGCATCAGTGTCAGCACCAG TCGGGCATcgtgcagctgctgtgggaggCAGGCACTGCTGTGGTATATACCTGCAGCCTGGATGGCATCGTGCGCCTCTGGGACGCCCGGACTGGCCGCCTGCTTACTGACTACCGGGGCCACACAGCCGAGATCCTGGACTTTGCCCTCAGCAA AGATGCCTCCCTGGTGGTGACCACGTCAGGAGACCACAAAGCGAAAGTATTTTGTGTCCAAAGGCCTGACCGTTAA
- the TMBIM1 gene encoding protein lifeguard 3, whose translation MSNPSAPPPYEDRNPLYPGPPPPGGYGQPSVLPGGYPAYPGYPQPGYGHPAGYPQPMPPINPMPMNYGPGHGYDGEERAVSDSFGPGEWDDRKVRHTFIRKVYSIISVQLLITVAIIAIFTFVEPVSAFVRRNVAVYYVSYAVFVVTYLILACCQGPRRRFPWNIILLTLFTFAMGFMTGTISSMYQTKAVIIAMIITAVVSISVTIFCFQTKVDFTSCTGLFCVLGIVLLVTGIVTSIVLYFQYVYWLHMLYAALGAICFTLFLAYDTQLVLGNRKHTISPEDYITGALQIYTDIIYIFTFVLQLMGDRN comes from the exons ATGTCCAACCCCAGTGCCCCACCACCATATGAGGACCGCAACCCCCTGTACCCAGGCCCTCCGCCCCCTGGGGGCTATGGGCAGCCATCCGTCCTGCCAGGAGGGTATCCTGCCTACCCTGGCTACCCGCAGCCTGGCTACGGTCACCCTGCTGGCTACCCACAGCCCATGCCCCCCATCAACCCGATGCCCATGAACTACG GCCCAGGCCATGGCTATGATGGGGAGGAGAGAGCGGTGAGTGATAGCTTCGGGCCTGGAGAGTGGGATGACCGGAAAGTGCGACACACTTTTATCCGAAAG GTTTACTCCATCATCTCCGTGCAGCTGCTCATCACTGTGGCCATCATCGCTATCTTCACCTTTGT GGAACCTGTCAGCGCCTTTGTGAGGAGAAATGTGGCTGTCTACTACGTGTCCTA TGCTGTCTTCGTTGTCACCTACCTGATCCTTGCCTGCTGCCAGGGACCCAG ACGCCGTTTCCCATGGAACATCATCCTGCTGACCCTTTTT ACTTTTGCCATGGGCTTCATGACGGGCACCATTTCCAG TATGTACCAAACCAAAGCCGTCATCATTGCAATGATCATCACTGCGGTGGTATCCATTTCAGTCACCATCTTCTGCTTTCAGACCAAG GTGGACTTCACCTCGTGCACAGGCCTCTTCTGTGTCCTGGGAATTGTGCTCCTGGTGACTGGGATTGTCACTAGCATTGTGCTCTACTTCCAATAC GTTTACTGGCTCCACATGCTCTATGCTGCTCTGGGGGCCATTTGTTTCACCCTG TTCCTGGCTTACGACACACAGCTGGTCCTGGGGAACCGGAAGCACACCATCAGCCCGGAGGACTACATCACTGGCGCCCTGCAGATTTACACAGACATCATCTACATCTTCACCTTTGTGCTGCAGCTGATGGGGGATCGCAATTAA